A single region of the Synergistes jonesii genome encodes:
- a CDS encoding TRAP transporter substrate-binding protein: MMFRKQFSAVLITFLLVAFFATAAAAKTTLMALTVWNEENYQTRGLMLMAKRVSELTKGDLSLRVEYGGSLGYKGAELLNAVNDGQLDIAEMVTSNVAGDAPVLALRTLPMMVDSWQEVELFDKLAKPYYEKVLDRKNQKLLLISPWPFGGLWSKKKVTDIKDMQGLKIRSYDRNGALFAAACKAQALNVPYAETYTGLATGLIDSTITSSISVREGKFYEVCKFHMPIRFSTASSITTINRKVWDKLTPDQQKALMTAAAECEKFLRDEVKRVVAENDDFCYHNGVTKVDVSGTYHNQLVAAAGMVANDWLESNKKAADAIELYNKFMTEKKKLK, from the coding sequence ATGATGTTTCGAAAGCAATTTTCAGCTGTTTTAATAACGTTTTTGCTTGTAGCGTTTTTCGCTACCGCAGCGGCGGCAAAGACCACCCTTATGGCTCTGACCGTCTGGAACGAAGAGAACTATCAGACACGAGGTCTTATGTTGATGGCAAAACGAGTCTCAGAGCTCACTAAAGGGGATTTGTCACTGCGCGTAGAATACGGCGGTTCTCTGGGATATAAGGGTGCCGAACTGCTTAACGCCGTTAATGACGGGCAGCTTGACATCGCCGAAATGGTCACATCCAATGTCGCTGGTGACGCGCCTGTGCTGGCATTGCGTACACTGCCGATGATGGTCGACAGTTGGCAGGAGGTAGAGCTCTTCGATAAGCTCGCGAAGCCTTACTATGAGAAAGTCCTCGACAGAAAAAATCAAAAATTGTTGCTGATATCGCCGTGGCCGTTTGGCGGACTGTGGAGCAAAAAGAAGGTGACTGACATCAAGGACATGCAAGGACTGAAGATACGCTCGTACGACAGGAACGGCGCGCTCTTTGCTGCCGCCTGTAAGGCACAGGCGCTGAATGTTCCTTATGCAGAGACCTATACCGGTCTTGCGACCGGACTTATAGACTCTACTATCACGTCGTCTATATCAGTCAGAGAGGGTAAGTTCTACGAAGTATGCAAATTCCATATGCCGATACGCTTCTCTACCGCTTCCAGCATCACCACTATCAACAGAAAAGTATGGGATAAGCTAACTCCTGATCAGCAGAAAGCCCTTATGACGGCAGCGGCGGAGTGCGAGAAGTTCCTGCGCGATGAAGTCAAGAGGGTAGTAGCTGAGAATGATGACTTCTGCTACCATAACGGCGTTACGAAGGTCGATGTATCCGGCACATATCACAATCAGCTCGTCGCGGCGGCCGGAATGGTAGCAAACGACTGGCTTGAGAGCAATAAAAAGGCGGCAGATGCCATCGAGCTTTACAATAAGTTCATGACGGAAAAGAAGAAACTTAAATAG
- a CDS encoding thiamine pyrophosphate-binding protein: protein MKCGRILLEMLKKYDVEYVFGLPGETTLHWYDEWKKFPDIEHVMVRDERNAAFMADGYAKVSGKPGVCEGPSVGAPHMLPGIVESFSSCVPVIAITSDIPLNGEKHNILTGADQTSMFKPFVKESLTVYKATDIPFIVRRAFRLATSGRPGPVHIRLPQDVLGEDAEAADLFAQPEFAHIPGKRCAAAADDVKRAIEALKGAERGVMICGQGALSSQAWDEVRATAEKFELAVLTTINAKGVIAETHPLSGGVCGARGANSFSNGLVLDADVVFFVGSSTDSAGTWGWKVPAKDTKAQIVELNVGEGDLGNNYDAKVLMLGDVKETLAKLLEYSGNYKKGAGAYTASIAAKRAAYEESLAEGLKDSAAFPCDPLYVMDQIAAAMPEDSILVVDPGISAVYPAGFIKMKKAGRRFVCNFAQGSLGYATAAAIGAAKASPGSTIVHITGDGSFGFCAGEYETLVRTGADVKVILANNRSFGWIRVSNSMAFNNEPFATQFAELDYVTLMKGFGIPAARVDGPLRVADALKGLFAAKGPAFLEIPFEPEDKCVPPVPGWAEKARKAGGKNFY, encoded by the coding sequence ATGAAGTGCGGCAGGATTCTGTTGGAAATGCTGAAAAAATATGACGTCGAATATGTATTCGGCCTTCCGGGCGAGACGACTCTTCACTGGTACGATGAGTGGAAAAAATTCCCGGACATTGAACATGTGATGGTGCGCGACGAGCGCAACGCGGCCTTCATGGCCGACGGCTATGCGAAGGTCAGCGGAAAACCGGGCGTCTGTGAGGGGCCGAGCGTCGGCGCGCCGCATATGCTGCCCGGCATCGTCGAGTCGTTCAGCTCGTGTGTCCCGGTGATAGCAATCACCAGCGACATCCCACTCAACGGCGAGAAACATAACATACTGACCGGCGCCGACCAGACCTCCATGTTCAAGCCATTTGTAAAGGAGTCGCTGACGGTCTATAAAGCAACGGATATCCCCTTCATCGTCAGACGCGCGTTCCGCCTTGCGACCAGCGGGAGGCCCGGACCAGTGCACATCAGGCTGCCGCAGGACGTTCTCGGCGAAGACGCTGAAGCGGCCGACCTCTTCGCGCAGCCGGAGTTCGCGCATATCCCCGGCAAGCGCTGCGCGGCGGCCGCCGACGACGTCAAAAGGGCGATCGAGGCGCTGAAAGGCGCTGAGCGCGGCGTGATGATCTGCGGGCAGGGGGCCCTGTCGTCGCAGGCATGGGATGAGGTACGGGCCACGGCGGAGAAATTCGAGCTTGCAGTGCTCACGACGATAAACGCGAAGGGCGTCATCGCCGAGACGCATCCGCTCTCGGGCGGCGTCTGCGGCGCGCGCGGTGCTAACAGTTTTTCCAACGGCCTCGTCCTTGACGCGGATGTGGTTTTCTTTGTCGGTTCCAGCACCGATTCTGCCGGAACCTGGGGATGGAAGGTCCCGGCGAAGGATACGAAAGCGCAGATCGTTGAACTCAACGTCGGCGAGGGCGACCTGGGCAATAATTATGACGCCAAGGTCCTGATGCTCGGCGACGTCAAGGAGACTCTCGCCAAGCTGCTCGAATACAGCGGTAATTATAAAAAGGGAGCCGGCGCCTACACGGCGTCCATCGCCGCAAAGCGCGCCGCCTATGAGGAATCGCTTGCCGAGGGGCTTAAGGATTCGGCCGCCTTCCCATGCGACCCGCTCTATGTGATGGATCAGATCGCCGCGGCGATGCCGGAGGATTCTATCCTCGTCGTTGACCCGGGCATCTCGGCCGTCTACCCTGCCGGCTTCATCAAGATGAAGAAGGCGGGCCGCCGCTTCGTCTGCAACTTTGCGCAGGGCTCGCTCGGCTACGCCACCGCGGCTGCGATAGGAGCGGCGAAGGCGTCGCCCGGAAGCACGATCGTTCACATTACCGGCGACGGCAGCTTTGGCTTCTGCGCCGGCGAGTACGAGACGCTTGTGAGAACCGGCGCCGACGTAAAGGTGATTCTCGCGAACAACCGCAGCTTCGGCTGGATACGCGTCTCGAATTCCATGGCTTTCAACAATGAGCCCTTCGCGACTCAATTCGCCGAGCTCGACTATGTGACGCTGATGAAGGGCTTTGGCATACCGGCGGCCAGGGTAGACGGGCCGCTCCGCGTCGCCGACGCCCTGAAGGGGCTCTTCGCCGCAAAGGGGCCCGCGTTCCTCGAAATACCGTTCGAACCGGAGGACAAATGCGTGCCGCCAGTTCCGGGCTGGGCCGAGAAGGCGCGCAAAGCCGGCGGGAAAAACTTTTATTAG
- a CDS encoding FCD domain-containing protein, translating to MNIPREDELIYEVLSYMKEEGKAVGAGSVQRRLETRGYFMAEASVGRLLREMEYRGLLEKESNLGRSISPQGEEKLRDLDVARWQGNWAQEFFSGNGSSDKEHLTELLIARRPVEIEVARLAAKNATNEEIGELRRIVDKHEQMAKAGKAVSHLDTEFHQYLAKISHNSILEAIVELLRKKEEDATKLEGIRRHAGNISNDEHRKIFEAVEQHDVELAVLAMKRHISNLMHTLKEKK from the coding sequence ATGAATATTCCAAGAGAAGACGAACTCATATATGAGGTGCTTTCCTATATGAAGGAAGAGGGGAAGGCGGTCGGTGCGGGGTCTGTGCAGCGCCGCCTCGAAACTCGCGGATATTTTATGGCGGAGGCTTCCGTCGGGCGTCTGCTGCGCGAGATGGAGTATCGCGGCCTGCTCGAGAAGGAAAGCAACCTCGGCCGTTCCATATCGCCGCAGGGGGAGGAGAAGCTGCGCGATCTGGACGTTGCGAGATGGCAGGGCAACTGGGCGCAGGAGTTCTTTAGCGGCAATGGCTCATCTGATAAGGAACACCTAACGGAACTGCTCATCGCCAGACGTCCGGTGGAGATCGAAGTGGCTCGGCTCGCCGCCAAGAACGCTACCAACGAGGAGATCGGCGAGCTACGCCGTATCGTGGATAAGCACGAGCAGATGGCGAAGGCCGGGAAAGCTGTCTCGCACCTCGACACCGAGTTTCACCAGTATCTAGCAAAGATAAGCCACAACTCTATACTTGAAGCGATCGTCGAACTTCTGCGCAAAAAAGAGGAGGACGCGACCAAGCTCGAAGGCATCAGGCGCCACGCCGGCAATATCAGCAACGACGAACACAGAAAGATTTTCGAAGCCGTCGAGCAGCACGACGTCGAGCTGGCTGTACTGGCTATGAAGAGGCATATAAGCAACCTTATGCACACGCTGAAAGAGAAAAAATAA
- a CDS encoding NAD(P)/FAD-dependent oxidoreductase: protein MEKCADVVVVGSGVIGSAVAYNILKRGASVLMIEAKTIGCGASSACDGFVILQSKSPGPHLTMALASEVLYRTLSEELAYDIGYRHCGGMVVIEREAELEAMRIFMSKQKDLGLDVSLIDGDEARSIEPALAKHIVGATVSSRDAQVNPLHLVNGFITAGKRLGLRIRKQTKATGFLIENGAVKGVRCGDERLYADNVVVCNSIGAPELFSQIGYDLPIKPRRGQLAITEPVNPLIHRVMLCARYIAAKYHPELLEDSSDESVRLGVGMALEQTESGGLLIGATREFVGENRSTTIAGIRAVTQHAARIVPALNEIRIVRTFAGLRPYTPDGRAFMGAVPGYRGLYIAAGHEGDGIAYTPITGKSIAELVVDGKTEADLAPFAIDRKIEKH from the coding sequence GTGGAGAAATGTGCAGACGTCGTCGTGGTCGGCTCCGGAGTCATAGGTTCCGCGGTGGCTTACAACATTCTGAAGAGGGGCGCTTCCGTCCTGATGATCGAAGCAAAGACTATCGGATGCGGCGCTTCTTCGGCGTGCGACGGTTTCGTCATTCTGCAATCAAAGAGCCCGGGGCCGCACCTGACGATGGCGCTGGCATCCGAGGTGCTCTACAGGACGCTGTCCGAGGAGCTCGCCTATGACATCGGCTACCGTCACTGCGGCGGTATGGTCGTGATCGAGCGCGAAGCGGAGCTCGAGGCGATGAGGATATTTATGTCTAAGCAGAAGGACCTTGGGCTTGACGTTTCGCTGATCGACGGCGACGAGGCGCGCAGCATCGAACCGGCGCTTGCGAAGCATATCGTCGGCGCGACGGTCAGTTCGCGCGACGCGCAGGTCAACCCGCTGCACCTTGTCAACGGCTTCATCACCGCAGGCAAGCGCCTCGGACTGCGTATCCGCAAACAGACGAAGGCGACGGGCTTCCTTATCGAGAATGGCGCGGTGAAGGGCGTCCGCTGCGGCGATGAGAGGCTCTACGCGGACAATGTCGTCGTCTGCAACAGCATCGGCGCGCCGGAACTTTTTTCTCAGATCGGCTACGACCTGCCGATAAAGCCGCGCCGCGGGCAACTCGCGATCACCGAACCGGTCAATCCTCTGATTCATCGTGTAATGCTTTGCGCAAGGTACATCGCGGCCAAATATCACCCGGAGCTGCTTGAGGATTCCTCCGACGAATCGGTGCGCCTCGGCGTCGGCATGGCGCTTGAGCAGACCGAGAGCGGCGGGCTGCTGATCGGGGCTACGCGCGAGTTCGTGGGCGAGAATCGTTCGACGACGATCGCCGGCATCAGGGCGGTGACGCAGCACGCGGCGAGGATAGTGCCGGCGCTGAACGAGATTCGCATCGTGCGCACGTTCGCCGGCCTGCGCCCGTATACGCCGGACGGCAGAGCCTTCATGGGCGCCGTGCCGGGGTACAGGGGCCTCTATATCGCTGCCGGCCACGAGGGCGACGGCATCGCCTACACGCCGATCACCGGAAAGAGCATCGCCGAACTGGTCGTCGACGGCAAAACGGAGGCCGACCTGGCGCCGTTCGCGATAGACCGCAAAATAGAGAAGCATTGA
- a CDS encoding PPC domain-containing DNA-binding protein, translating into MTNMHICTIAKDQDVMTALHEYMMDKKWKGAVIVAGVGSIYDVMLGNPGTYDLKVLCKKKIEAPCEVVSFIGEITPKAEAAKSLPKEIIDTAASDYIIHIHMSCSHEADAVVNGGSLREAKVLRALTVVMLECD; encoded by the coding sequence ATGACTAATATGCATATCTGTACAATCGCAAAAGATCAGGACGTAATGACCGCTCTCCATGAGTACATGATGGACAAAAAATGGAAAGGAGCGGTAATTGTCGCAGGAGTCGGCTCAATCTATGACGTAATGTTGGGAAATCCTGGCACCTACGATCTCAAAGTTTTGTGTAAGAAAAAAATTGAAGCGCCATGCGAAGTTGTTTCTTTCATCGGAGAAATAACACCGAAAGCGGAAGCCGCAAAAAGCCTGCCGAAAGAAATTATCGACACCGCCGCGTCGGACTACATAATCCATATTCATATGTCCTGCTCGCACGAGGCAGACGCCGTCGTAAATGGAGGAAGCCTGCGCGAAGCAAAGGTACTGCGCGCACTTACGGTAGTTATGCTCGAATGTGATTAA
- a CDS encoding TRAP transporter large permease subunit, with amino-acid sequence MIIVIVPICLLIFLILCKKLPLVRGNVMWCLMIAGFVALLMGKVYNPVEWIKAWILGLDKLAWIIALGLFGSIYAETQTELKTLDSVLTLLRSMFGKSPKGIVVATVIALGIAGSLLGDAVASATVIGILVIKSLEDLKIEPEGIVAIITSGAMLGSIMPPITQAIFLSSSLVGVDVNVPCNYTYITISIGIILVTFYLCARFVKIKELPENMIPKGSLSDMMKGKWLSFIPLLALILMVIVNTVWRINVVNLIAGPLVKFLSGITIIKGIANYIVTFLISATIISFAYKSVRQNGGHIIKRGILNAVPGLRVFMGSALLLGSFYTAGQIDAVNEFATKLSPDALKIGGSLAMIVVATLTGSQSTAQNTIFSWLAPALVNIGLAPEKVAVAAAHIASGAQGFPPTSITALVVCALVGGILNKKVDPIKSMMGYFPLSLYMVLVGMLFLYI; translated from the coding sequence ATGATAATAGTTATCGTGCCAATTTGTTTGCTTATATTTCTTATTCTCTGCAAAAAACTGCCTCTTGTCAGAGGAAATGTAATGTGGTGTCTGATGATAGCGGGATTCGTCGCGCTTCTTATGGGGAAAGTCTACAATCCCGTGGAGTGGATAAAAGCGTGGATACTCGGCCTTGACAAGCTCGCATGGATTATTGCACTCGGCCTTTTCGGCAGTATCTACGCCGAGACACAGACAGAGCTAAAAACTCTTGACTCCGTCTTGACGCTTCTTAGAAGCATGTTCGGAAAATCGCCGAAAGGCATTGTCGTCGCAACTGTAATCGCTCTCGGAATAGCCGGCTCCCTGCTCGGCGACGCGGTCGCAAGCGCGACGGTTATCGGCATCTTGGTCATCAAATCTCTTGAAGACTTGAAAATCGAGCCGGAAGGCATCGTCGCGATCATCACATCGGGCGCCATGCTCGGCTCGATAATGCCGCCCATCACGCAGGCAATATTCCTTTCATCTTCGCTTGTCGGCGTCGACGTTAATGTTCCTTGCAACTACACCTACATTACAATAAGCATCGGTATCATTTTAGTTACATTCTACCTCTGCGCCCGTTTTGTCAAAATCAAAGAACTACCGGAAAACATGATACCGAAAGGCTCGCTGTCAGACATGATGAAGGGCAAATGGCTTTCCTTCATTCCACTTCTTGCGCTCATTCTCATGGTCATAGTGAATACCGTTTGGAGAATCAACGTCGTCAACCTCATTGCAGGCCCGCTTGTAAAATTTCTGAGCGGCATCACGATTATAAAAGGTATTGCGAACTACATCGTAACATTCCTCATATCCGCAACGATTATCTCATTCGCATATAAGAGTGTGAGACAAAACGGCGGTCATATAATCAAAAGAGGCATTTTGAACGCAGTCCCAGGACTCAGAGTTTTCATGGGGTCCGCGCTGCTCCTTGGATCATTCTACACAGCGGGACAAATTGACGCAGTTAATGAATTTGCAACAAAGCTTTCGCCTGATGCGCTGAAAATAGGGGGTTCTCTCGCAATGATCGTCGTTGCTACGCTTACCGGCTCACAGTCGACGGCACAGAACACAATTTTCTCGTGGCTTGCACCCGCGTTAGTAAACATTGGGCTCGCGCCTGAAAAAGTTGCGGTCGCAGCCGCTCACATTGCATCAGGCGCGCAGGGTTTCCCTCCTACCAGCATCACAGCGCTTGTCGTCTGCGCGCTCGTCGGCGGCATACTCAACAAAAAAGTCGACCCGATTAAGAGCATGATGGGCTACTTCCCTCTCAGCCTATACATGGTGCTTGTCGGAATGCTTTTCCTCTACATATAG
- a CDS encoding (2Fe-2S)-binding protein has product MAKANVICRCEEIEIDTIREWIARGYDTFDELKRELRVGMGPCQGRGCRDIILREIAKATGKPVAELSPGTMRPPVKPVKIKLLA; this is encoded by the coding sequence ATGGCGAAAGCAAACGTGATATGCCGCTGCGAAGAAATAGAGATAGACACTATACGCGAGTGGATAGCGCGCGGCTATGACACATTCGACGAGCTCAAGAGAGAGCTTCGCGTCGGCATGGGCCCCTGTCAGGGACGCGGCTGCCGCGACATCATACTGCGCGAGATAGCTAAGGCGACCGGCAAACCCGTCGCCGAACTGTCCCCTGGGACGATGAGACCACCAGTTAAACCAGTGAAAATAAAACTCTTGGCGTAG
- a CDS encoding aspartate/glutamate racemase family protein, whose amino-acid sequence MKRFTGIARGGRNIYGFSLGILMLDTDFPRIPGEIGNALTWDFPVLYKLVRGASVQRVVSEGDPTLLNPFIYGAKELIAQGAQAITTSCGFLAIFQRELAEALSVPVFTSALLIVPLVYSMLPEDSKIGIMTFNGKLLTERHFRGAGIENIPKVVYGMEDSPHFARPIRENTCELDVDGARADHMATARKMCRENPDVRAIVLECTNMPPYADDIREATGLPVFDITDLTKFVYGAVPKSM is encoded by the coding sequence ATGAAAAGATTTACCGGCATTGCCCGCGGAGGCAGGAACATCTACGGTTTTTCACTGGGGATACTGATGCTTGACACTGATTTCCCGCGCATCCCCGGCGAGATCGGCAACGCCCTTACATGGGACTTCCCCGTTCTCTACAAGCTCGTCAGAGGCGCGTCGGTCCAAAGGGTGGTGAGCGAAGGAGACCCGACACTGCTGAATCCCTTTATCTACGGCGCTAAGGAGTTGATCGCTCAGGGCGCGCAAGCGATAACTACGAGCTGCGGTTTTCTGGCCATATTTCAGCGAGAGCTGGCCGAGGCTCTTTCCGTGCCGGTATTTACTTCGGCGCTGCTGATAGTCCCGCTTGTTTATTCAATGTTGCCGGAGGACAGCAAAATAGGGATCATGACCTTCAACGGCAAACTGCTGACGGAGCGCCATTTCCGCGGCGCCGGCATAGAGAATATCCCAAAGGTCGTTTACGGCATGGAGGATTCCCCGCACTTTGCAAGACCGATACGCGAGAATACCTGTGAGCTCGACGTCGACGGCGCACGCGCCGACCACATGGCCACCGCCAGGAAAATGTGCAGAGAGAATCCCGACGTGCGCGCCATCGTGCTGGAATGCACCAACATGCCGCCCTATGCGGACGACATCCGCGAAGCGACCGGCCTACCGGTATTCGACATAACGGACCTGACAAAATTCGTGTACGGCGCAGTGCCGAAATCCATGTAA
- a CDS encoding M20 metallopeptidase family protein — protein sequence MLTSEKIKAQISLYADRIVSFRRQLHMHPETGFETKETEAYIKQFLIAEGIDVLESTVGVLGMIRGGCAGDGRCSALRADIDALPLAEENDVAYRSQVEGKMHACGHDGHTAMLMGAAHVLHQNRHELCGDVVLLFQPAEEGPFPGGAKIMLEDLESLGLAKNIRAISALHLTTEYSCGKIAVGYGSMMASTDEFDIEIIGVGGHVGLPHRTVDALSVAAKFITGMESFMSKRIDPFDSSVFAVGMLNAGSARNIIPEKASISGGVRCQREETRAFVLEGAEKLLKALCSCSGASYKMNIRRGLPVLINDTEKSRQMELCARELVGADNVIQLKYSNMGAEDFAFLAEKIPAVFVWIGARNEEKGFTNMMHSPRFDIDEGALSVGASLLCKAAVSIR from the coding sequence ATGTTGACGTCGGAAAAGATAAAGGCGCAAATAAGTTTGTACGCAGACAGGATCGTTTCTTTCAGAAGGCAGCTGCATATGCACCCTGAAACAGGCTTCGAGACTAAGGAGACCGAAGCGTATATAAAACAATTCCTCATTGCGGAGGGGATCGACGTGCTCGAATCCACCGTCGGCGTGTTGGGCATGATCCGCGGCGGATGTGCCGGCGACGGACGCTGCTCCGCGCTGCGGGCTGATATCGACGCGCTGCCGCTTGCGGAGGAGAATGACGTCGCCTACAGATCTCAAGTCGAGGGAAAAATGCATGCCTGCGGCCACGACGGGCATACGGCAATGCTCATGGGTGCCGCCCATGTTTTGCATCAAAACAGGCACGAGCTGTGCGGCGACGTCGTACTGCTCTTCCAGCCGGCGGAAGAGGGGCCGTTTCCAGGAGGCGCCAAAATAATGCTGGAGGATTTAGAATCGCTGGGGCTGGCGAAAAACATAAGGGCCATCTCGGCGCTGCACCTTACCACGGAATATAGCTGCGGCAAGATCGCCGTAGGGTATGGCTCGATGATGGCCTCTACGGATGAGTTTGACATCGAGATCATAGGAGTGGGCGGTCATGTAGGTCTACCTCATAGGACTGTAGACGCCCTCTCTGTAGCGGCCAAGTTCATAACGGGAATGGAGAGTTTCATGTCAAAGCGAATAGACCCCTTCGACTCGTCAGTTTTTGCCGTCGGCATGCTGAACGCCGGCTCTGCGCGCAACATAATTCCCGAAAAGGCGTCGATTTCCGGAGGGGTGCGCTGTCAGCGTGAAGAAACAAGGGCCTTTGTGCTGGAAGGCGCCGAAAAACTCTTAAAGGCCCTGTGCAGCTGCTCCGGTGCTTCGTACAAGATGAATATTCGGCGCGGCCTTCCGGTTTTGATCAACGACACGGAAAAAAGCAGGCAGATGGAGCTCTGTGCCCGAGAGCTGGTGGGAGCGGATAATGTGATCCAACTCAAGTATTCCAACATGGGAGCCGAGGATTTTGCCTTCTTGGCTGAAAAAATTCCCGCTGTTTTCGTCTGGATAGGGGCTCGGAACGAGGAGAAAGGTTTTACCAATATGATGCACAGCCCCCGGTTCGACATAGACGAGGGTGCTTTGTCAGTAGGCGCTTCGCTGCTATGTAAGGCCGCGGTCTCCATCCGCTGA
- a CDS encoding YfcC family protein: MSVNSESVAKKIKELPHIFVILFCVIVLSAIATYIIPAGQYTRVMDEGIKRMVIDPTSFRYIPNTPVGPFAMFVAIELGLIEAANITFLIFAAFSCLYLMEKTGAVDASIALMVNKTKKNPKFSIGLIVVLMIILAVWGSTGTLSYEEIIAFAPIFVALSIALGYDAITGVAISVVPVGIGFASATVNPFTIGVAQTIAELPVFSGLGYRCAVLVVMTTFTIVYVMRYASMVKKDPSKSLVSGIDYSDFTIDDARMSTPFTFQRKLSMLTLFVGVCVMGYGLIFLKWYINQVAAIFMIVSVIVGIINRWSANRIANTLCEGLSKGVLAALIVGVARGILVVITQGNILDTIIHSCVGVLQHLSLHVSAIGMLVFQNLLNFLIPSGSGQAAVSMPIMTPIADLIHMNRQIAVLIFQFGDGFSNLLWPTSFMVIVCAMVRIPLSRYYRWIIPFYAICFLLQAAFILGAVAINYGPF; the protein is encoded by the coding sequence ATGTCAGTAAACTCGGAATCTGTCGCAAAGAAAATCAAAGAGCTGCCCCACATTTTTGTGATCCTCTTTTGCGTGATTGTTTTATCGGCCATTGCCACTTATATCATCCCGGCAGGACAATACACCAGGGTTATGGATGAGGGTATCAAGAGGATGGTGATCGATCCGACCTCTTTCAGATATATACCGAATACCCCCGTAGGCCCATTTGCAATGTTCGTCGCCATAGAGTTGGGGCTGATCGAGGCAGCCAATATCACCTTTCTCATTTTTGCCGCTTTTTCGTGCCTGTATCTGATGGAAAAGACGGGGGCTGTTGACGCTAGCATTGCCCTTATGGTAAACAAAACTAAAAAAAATCCCAAGTTTTCGATCGGGCTGATCGTCGTGCTGATGATAATTCTTGCTGTCTGGGGGTCGACCGGAACGCTGTCGTACGAGGAGATCATCGCTTTCGCGCCGATCTTTGTGGCCCTCAGCATCGCCCTTGGCTACGATGCGATCACCGGCGTGGCGATCTCCGTCGTTCCCGTGGGAATAGGGTTCGCCTCCGCGACCGTCAACCCCTTCACTATAGGCGTAGCGCAGACCATCGCGGAGCTTCCCGTGTTTTCCGGCCTTGGCTATCGCTGTGCCGTGCTTGTCGTCATGACGACGTTCACTATCGTATACGTTATGCGTTACGCAAGCATGGTAAAGAAAGATCCCTCTAAAAGCCTCGTGAGCGGGATCGACTACTCTGATTTCACCATTGACGACGCGAGGATGAGCACGCCGTTTACTTTTCAGCGCAAGCTTTCGATGCTCACGCTGTTTGTCGGCGTATGTGTAATGGGTTACGGTCTGATTTTCCTGAAATGGTATATCAACCAGGTCGCGGCGATATTCATGATCGTCTCCGTAATTGTTGGAATAATAAACCGCTGGAGCGCCAACCGTATCGCCAATACTCTCTGCGAGGGACTGTCGAAGGGGGTACTCGCCGCGCTGATAGTCGGGGTGGCCAGAGGCATACTCGTTGTGATCACGCAGGGCAACATCCTTGATACGATAATCCATAGCTGCGTCGGCGTCCTGCAGCACCTTTCGCTGCATGTGAGCGCCATCGGCATGTTGGTGTTCCAAAATTTACTGAACTTTTTGATCCCTTCCGGCTCGGGGCAGGCCGCCGTCTCCATGCCGATAATGACCCCCATTGCGGACTTAATCCATATGAACAGGCAGATCGCCGTGCTCATCTTCCAGTTTGGAGACGGTTTTTCCAACTTGCTCTGGCCCACAAGCTTCATGGTGATAGTCTGCGCTATGGTGAGGATACCGCTTTCGCGATACTACAGATGGATCATCCCGTTCTACGCCATCTGCTTCCTGCTCCAGGCGGCGTTCATTCTCGGCGCGGTCGCGATAAACTACGGCCCGTTCTAA